A single region of the Pontibacter kalidii genome encodes:
- a CDS encoding ISAon1 family transposase N-terminal region protein, whose amino-acid sequence MQDPYLTLIRCLLPEGILEYFNVTHVLQGPAGLQLQLEEKNLLPEVYHGQRSESKGFLPEIKLQDFPIRGQQVTLCIKRRRWHLPDSGEVITRDWKLVQQGTRMTSEFAAFLKAALG is encoded by the coding sequence TTGCAAGATCCTTACCTCACTCTTATCCGCTGTCTCTTGCCAGAAGGTATTCTGGAGTACTTCAACGTAACACATGTCCTGCAAGGCCCGGCAGGCCTGCAGCTGCAGTTGGAGGAGAAGAACCTCCTCCCCGAAGTTTATCATGGCCAGCGCTCTGAGTCCAAAGGTTTCCTGCCTGAGATTAAGCTGCAGGATTTCCCTATCCGTGGCCAGCAGGTCACCCTCTGCATCAAAAGACGCCGCTGGCACTTACCTGACTCGGGAGAGGTAATCACCAGAGACTGGAAACTGGTACAACAGGGAACGCGAATGACAAGTGAATTCGCCGCTTTTTTAAAAGCAGCACTTGGATAA